The Mustela lutreola isolate mMusLut2 chromosome 3, mMusLut2.pri, whole genome shotgun sequence genome includes a region encoding these proteins:
- the RTP5 gene encoding receptor-transporting protein 5 produces the protein MDGVDVWASTLAQLMAKRKPQDTWELVPEENLASGHVEGGGFQYRLRGLSRLQCGRCQWGWSSAHVHILFQACLDEDSRLGLVKMRIWGQQCRLCPPGTGGDCQVSLLNVRLFLNKLVPVILQKCYGESLSSDQCPEICFGERCEACDLGVCFFQKPPDPAWGPEVGSTPTIKGRYTLYGEDDVATPAAGKQLLTLGSGPVVDRARGYTPNSITIPLSVSDFIRNPISESSNFFSQDDDIVTVPFSLVHVHRDQGNVGPSSGYPPAADPHAPLIIAKGSIYLPTRSMAMPKRRGLLVNIKCPIFHGRGLLISSIKPFQLKGFIFKGQGSISSPIDPEKGLGSVPSAAGNDPPPVSYIIGLTDDGEGSVTFPSSLADLIRDNSIPGIDGCVTFPFIFTDEDKGKNAPANTPQGKEEGGGDGPVPAGQDPLPGTHARRPVTISEGSISIPFSVFNLIRHKGPGSIASGRRSSGLAMHGYDRKMMQPRARLSGSGSDPGWEEDFCWDDECCAPRFDPYEEVWIWVSMTVCVLWIMYLYKFSP, from the exons ATGGACGGGGTGGACGTGTGGGCCAGCACCCTGGCCCAGCTGATGGCCAAGAGGAAACCCCAGGACACCTGGGAGCTGGTTCCTGAGGAGAACCTGGCATCCGGGCACGTGGAGGGCGGTGGTTTCCAGTACCGGCTGAGGGGGCTTTCCAG gctccagTGTGGCCGCTGCCAGTGGGGCTGGTCCTCAGCCCACGTGCACATCCTCTTCCAGGCGTGCTTGGACGAGGACAGCCGCCTGGGGCTGGTGAAGATGCGCATCTGGGGCCAGCAGTGCCGGCTCTGCCCACCGGGCACTGGGGGTGATTGCCAGGTGAGCCTTCTGAACGTGCGGCTCTTTCTCAACAAGCTGGTCCCGGTCATCCTGCAGAAGTGCTATGGGGAGAGCCTCAGCTCCGACCAGTGCCCCGAGATCTGCTTTGGGGAGCGCTGCGAGGCCTGCGATCTGGGCGTCTGCTTCTTCCAGAAGCCTCCAGATCCAGCCTGGGGGCCTGAGGTCGGGAGCACCCCCACCATCAAGGGCAGGTACACCTTGTACGGAGAGGATGATGTGGCCACCCCTGCTGCCGGCAAGCAGCTGCTCACCCTTGGCAGCGGGCCCGTGGTCGACCGTGCCAGGGGCTACACCCCCAACTCCATCACCATCCCGCTGTCGGTGTCCGACTTCATCAGGAACCCGATTTCTGAGAGCAGCAACTTCTTCAGCCAAGATGATGACATCGTCACCGTCCCCTTCTCCCTTGTGCATGTGCATAGGGACCAGGGGAATGTCGGCCCCAGCTCGGGCTACCCCCCAGCGGCCGACCCCCACGCACCACTTATCATCGCCAAGGGCTCCATCTACTTGCCCACCAGGTCCATGGCCATGCCCAAGCGCAGAGGCCTCCTGGTGAATATCAAATGCCCCATCTTCCATGGCAGAGGCCTCCTTATCAGCAGCATCAAGCCTTTCCAGCTGAAAGGCTTCATCTTCAAAGGCCAGGGCTCCATCTCCAGCCCCATCGACCCTGAGAAGGGCCTGGGCTCCGTCCCCAGTGCTGCTGGAAATGACCCCCCACCGGTGTCCTATATCATTGGCCTCACGGATGATGGAGAGGGCTCTGTCACCTTCCCCTCGTCTCTGGCAGACCTCATCAGAGACAACTCCATCCCTGGCATTGACGGCTGCGTCACCTTCCCCTTCATCTTTACGGATGAAGACAAAGGCAAGAATGCTCCTGCCAATACTCCCCAAGGCAAGGAGGAGGGCGGTGGTGACGGCCCTGTCCCTGCGGGCCAGGATCCTCTCCCAGGCACCCATGCCCGTAGACCTGTCACCATCAGCGAGGGCTCCATCAGCATCCCCTTCTCCGTCTTCAACCTCATAAGACACAAGGGCCCTGGCTCCATCGCCAGTGGCCGCCGGAGCAGTGGCCTGGCCATGCATGGCTATGACAGGAAGATGATGCAGCCGAGGGCCAGGCTCAGCGGGTCCGGCTCCGATCCCGGCTGGGAAGAGGACTTCTGCTGGGATGACGAGTGCTGCGCGCCACGTTTCGACCCCTATGAAGAAGTGTGGATCTGGGTGTCCATGACTGTCTGTGTCCTCTGGATCATGTACCTGTACAAGTTCAGCCCCTGA
- the FAM240C gene encoding protein FAM240C isoform X1, whose translation MLFQRMSDSHALKHPGRVAFDAGVIKMFWEEKIKLHTRQLQSEAMRTRRSALDRLRGEWARMLEGRNKALQGPPGGGHPAFPAGH comes from the exons ATGCTTTTTCAGAGAATGAGTGACAGCCACGCTCTGAAGCACCCAGGAAGGGTAGCTTTCGATGCTGGTGTGATAAAGATGTTTTGGGAGGAAAAAATCAAGCTGCACACAAGACAACTTCAGAGCGAGGCCATGAGGACCCGCAGGAGTGCCCTGGACAG GCTCCGTGGCGAGTGGGCTCggatgctggaggggaggaacAAGGCGCTGCAGGGCCCCCCCGGAGGTGGCCACCCAGCCTTCCCTGCTGGGCACTGA
- the FAM240C gene encoding protein FAM240C isoform X2, whose product MSDSHALKHPGRVAFDAGVIKMFWEEKIKLHTRQLQSEAMRTRRSALDRLRGEWARMLEGRNKALQGPPGGGHPAFPAGH is encoded by the exons ATGAGTGACAGCCACGCTCTGAAGCACCCAGGAAGGGTAGCTTTCGATGCTGGTGTGATAAAGATGTTTTGGGAGGAAAAAATCAAGCTGCACACAAGACAACTTCAGAGCGAGGCCATGAGGACCCGCAGGAGTGCCCTGGACAG GCTCCGTGGCGAGTGGGCTCggatgctggaggggaggaacAAGGCGCTGCAGGGCCCCCCCGGAGGTGGCCACCCAGCCTTCCCTGCTGGGCACTGA